One genomic window of Punica granatum isolate Tunisia-2019 chromosome 1, ASM765513v2, whole genome shotgun sequence includes the following:
- the LOC116193199 gene encoding myosin-9, with amino-acid sequence MEEETRVISEVSVTKAVADPIEAVKGELPPVAKEGRKEEEETTLDGEFIKVEKESFEMKESSHVAEPTSVGHKEQSVIDRTSSNSSRELLEAQEKMKELEVELERVVGVVKNTESDNVQLKEELSHAQEKLELGAKKYEELELSHKKLQEQVIEAEERYRSELEALQEALQAQEVKHKDLISVKEAFDGLNLELESSRKRMQELEHELQHSASEARRYEELHRESGLHAETQTEKALEFERLLEAAKASTKEAEDQMASLNEEVKGLFEKVAENKKVEEALEKTTGELASVQDELTLSKSLLVNLEESLSSKEALLNELTQEMELRKASESQMKGDISALEGILASTKEDLQEKAKELEEIKLKLQDEMNFKATFEGQFTTREAEFTAIQEKLAEVIAEKGTLEATVADLNTSAAQMKELRADLESKLKLSDDNFCKADSLLSQALSKNEELEQKLKSLEELHGASGAAAATVTQRNFELESLVQTSTSAAEEAKSQMRELETRLIAAEQKNVELDQELNLVLLKSGEAERQVKEFSDKVSELSAMLSEVEGEKNQLGSLVKENEEKISQLEASLSQLALQNSELEGELKNVSGKCAEHEDRANMNHQRSLELEDLIQMSQSKAGDAGKKASEMELLLEAEKYRIQELEEQISSLEKRCAEAEAETEKFSSKAAELASELEAFQARSSNLETALQSASEKEKELTESLNVATQEKKRLEDKTNNSSLKLAETESLLELVKEDLSLAQQRLESLENELKATGVKESEVSEKLKYAEEQIEQHVRALEEAAAKESEIRASHESLYRDFELKLKESMTSFSDKDSEAKSLLEKLKNLEDQNKNFEGQVAEASGKSASLKEELDQSLAKVASLETTVEELKQKIVEAENKASQALSDNELLVETNVQLKLRVDELQELLNSVASEKEATTEKLASHITTITELQEQHSRVLELKSATEARILDAEKQLEEAMGKFIEKDAKAKDLNEKLFGLESQIRVYEERAHEASAIAEKQKIELEETLYQLKHLESVLEEVNAKLGLSQKENEGLAEANLKLTEEVAAYESKLSDLQTSLSVALAEKDEILEQLNLSKRSADELSEQLAAEGHALKSQISSIVEENNLMKETHDNSKRELQSLIDRLEEQLKEQQASEGALISEVESLKAEIVEKSKLETHIRELEEKFSQNIVAKEREAAVPEKELEREAELKQSLEKLGEKSKQVAVLEKQLKELEKKLQSADAKLLEQEAAASQGEIKSRDVGDIGSTPSKRKSKKKTETSAHPQASTPSGSTKLQTSSEGSVAMPFKFILGVAVVSIIVGIILGKKY; translated from the exons ATGGAAGAAGAGACGCGAGTTATTTCTGAAGTTTCTGTAACCAAGGCCGTTGCTGATCCTATTGAG GCTGTCAAAGGAGAGTTGCCTCCTGTTGCtaaggaaggaaggaaagaagaggaggaaacGACCTTGGATGGAGAGTTCATAAAAGTGGAGAAGGAGTCTTTTGAAATGAAGGAGAGTTCCCATGTTGCAGAGCCCACTTCTGTAGGACACAAGGAACAATCTGTGATCGACAGGACTTCAAGCAATTCTAGCCGAGAATTGCTAGAGGCTCAAGAGAAGATGAAAGAACTTGAAGTTGAACTGGAGAGAGTCGTCGGGGTAGTGAAGAATACTGAGTCTGATAATGTTCAGTTGAAGGAGGAGCTCTCGCATGCTCAGGAGAAGTTGGAGCTTGGTGCGAAAAAGTACGAAGAGCTCGAGCTCAGCCACAAGAAATTACAAGAGCAGGTCATTGAAGCTGAGGAGAGATACAGATCAGAACTTGAGGCATTGCAAGAGGCACTCCAAGCACAAGAAGTGAAACACAAGGACCTGATCAGTGTCAAAGAGGCTTTCGACGGTCTTAACCTTGAGCTAGAAAGCTCGAGGAAGAGGATGCAGGAGTTGGAGCATGAGCTCCAACACTCAGCAAGTGAGGCTCGAAGATATGAGGAATTGCACCGGGAAAGCGGTTTACATGCTGAGACTCAGACAGAGAAGGctttggagtttgagaggttgCTTGAAGCTGCGAAAGCTAGCACGAAAGAAGCGGAAGATCAGATGGCTTCCCTCAATGAGGAGGTCAAGGGACTTTTTGAGAAGGTTGCAGAGAACAAAAAGGTGGAAGAAGCTCTTGAGAAAACCACAGGAGAACTTGCTTCTGTCCAAGATGAGTTGACGCTTTCAAAATCACTGCTAGTGAATCTTGAGGAAAGTCTCTCCTCAAAAGAAGCTCTCCTGAATGAACTTACCCAGGAAATGGAGCTGAGAAAAGCATCTGAATCTCAGATGAAGGGAGATATCTCTGCCCTTGAAGGCATTTTGGCTTCAACTAAGGAGGATCTTCAAGAAAAGGCAAAAGAGTTGGAAGAGATCAAATTGAAGCTACAGGACGAGATGAACTTTAAAGCGACATTTGAAGGGCAATTCACAACCCGGGAAGCTGAGTTTACTGCTATTCAAGAGAAATTAGCAGAAGTAATTGCAGAGAAAGGAACTCTCGAGGCAACTGTGGCAGATCTCAACACCAGTGCAGCACAGATGAAGGAACTGCGCGCTGATCTAGAGAGCAAATTGAAGCTTTCGGATGATAATTTCTGCAAAGCAGATTCTCTTCTGTCTCAAGCTCTTTCCAAAAATGAAGAACTTGAACAGAAGCTGAAATCTCTTGAAGAGCTCCATGGTGCATCTGGTGCTGCAGCAGCAACGGTCACGCAGAGGAACTTTGAGCTTGAGAGCTTAGTCCAAACTTCAACTAGCGCAGCAGAAGAGGCAAAATCACAAATGAGAGAGCTCGAGACCCGTCTCATAGCAGCAGAGCAGAAGAACGTTGAGCTAGATCAAGAGTTAAATTTGGTGTTACTGAAGAGTGGAGAGGCTGAGAGGCAAGTAAAAGAATTCTCCGACAAGGTGTCGGAACTCAGTGCCATGCTGAGTGAAGTGGAGGGTGAGAAGAACCAACTCGGTAGTCTTGTGAAGGAAAACGAGGAGAAGATAAGCCAGCTGGAAGCTTCCCTAAGCCAGTTGGCGCTTCAGAATTCTGAGCTGGAGGGAGAACTAAAGAATGTTTCAGGTAAATGTGCTGAACATGAGGACCGAGCAAATATGAACCATCAGCGCAGTCTCGAGCTGGAAGACCTGATCCAGATGTCTCAGTCCAAAGCAGGGGATGCTGGCAAAAAAGCGAGTGAGATGGAGTTGCTACTTGAAGCAGAGAAATATAGGATCCAGGAGCTTGAAGAACAGATTAGTTCCCTCGAGAAGAGGTGTGCTGAAGCAGAAGCAGAGACTGAGAAGTTCTCGAGCAAGGCAGCTGAGCTGGCTTCTGAACTCGAGGCTTTTCAAGCAAGATCCTCCAACCTTGAAACCGCTCTGCAAAGTGCGAGCGAGAAAGAAAAGGAGTTGACAGAATCCCTCAATGTGGCCACTCAGGAAAAGAAGAGGTTGGAAGATAAAACAAACAATTCAAGTCTGAAGCTCGCTGAGACAGAAAGTCTGCTTGAACTCGTGAAAGAGGACTTGAGTCTAGCACAACAGAGGTTGGAGAGCCTCGAGAACGAGCTTAAGGCTACTGGGGTGAAAGAAAGTGAGGTCTCAGAGAAGCTCAAGTATGCTGAGGAACAAATAGAGCAACATGTGAGAGCTTTAGAAGAAGCGGCAGCAAAAGAGTCAGAGATTCGGGCATCGCACGAATCATTGTATAGGGATTTCGAGCTTAAACTCAAAGAGTCAATGACGAGCTTCTCGGATAAAGACTCGGAGGCCAAATCTCTTTTGGAAAAGCTGAAGAATCTTGAGGATCAAAACAAGAATTTTGAAGGTCAGGTTGCTGAAGCTTCTGGAAAATCTGCATCTTTGAAGGAAGAATTGGACCAAAGTTTGGCCAAAGTGGCTTCCCTGGAGACCACTGTTGAGGAGCTTAAACAGAAAATTGTCGAAGCAGAGAATAAGGCTTCACAAGCCCTTTCAGACAATGAACTTCTAGTCGAGACAAATGTACAACTCAAACTCCGGGTTGATGAACTTCAAGAGCTGCTAAACTCTGTTGCTTCCGAGAAGGAAGCCACTACTGAGAAATTAGCTTCTCACATAACAACTATCACCGAGTTGCAGGAGCAGCACTCTAGAGTTCTTGAGCTCAAATCTGCAACTGAAGCTCGCATCCTTGACGCAGAAAAGCAATTGGAAGAAGCAATGGGGAAGTTTATTGAGAAAGATGCAAAAGCTAAGGACTTGAATGAGAAGCTCTTTGGGTTAGAAAGCCAAATAAGGGTATACGAAGAACGAGCCCACGAAGCTTCTGCAATTGCTGAAAAGCAGAAGATCGAGTTGGAAGAGACCCTTTATCAATTGAAGCATTTGGAGAGTGTCCTCGAAGAGGTGAACGCCAAGTTGGGTCTCTCTCAGAAGGAAAATGAAGGGTTAGCAGAGGCAAACTTGAAGCTCACTGAAGAAGTAGCCGCGTATGAGTCGAAGTTGAGTGATCTACAAACAAGCTTATCTGTCGCTCTTGCTGAGAAGGATGAAATATTGGAACAGCTTAACTTATCAAAGAGATCTGCGGATGAGCTGTCAGAGCAGCTTGCCGCTGAAGGGCACGCACTAAAATCTCAG ATAAGCTCGATTGTGGAAGAGAACAACCTGATGAAGGAGACTCACGACAATTCCAAGAGAGAACTTCAATCCCTAATAGATCGGCTTGAAGAACAGCTGAAGGAGCAGCAAGCAAGCGAAGGTGCTCTGATATCTGAAGTTGAAAGTCTCAAAGCTGAGATTGTTGAGAAGTCAAAACTGGAAACTCATATTCGGGAACTTGAGGAGAAATTTTCTCAAAACATAGTGGCTAAGGAG AGAGAAGCTGCGGTTCCTGAGAAGGAGTTGGAGCGTGAAGCAGAACTGAAGCAGTCCCTAGAAAAGCTTGGGGAGAAGAGCAAGCAAGTCGCAGTTCTCGAAAAACAACTCAAAGAACTCGAGAAGAAATTGCAGTCTGCTGATGCTAAACTATTAGAGCAG GAAGCGGCTGCTAGTCAAGGCGAGATCAAGTCCCGGGATGTTGGAGACATTGGGTCCACCCCATCAAAGCGGAAGAGCAAGAAAAAGACCGAAACCTCAGCACATCCTCAAGCCTCAACCCCTTCAGGTTCCACCAAACTTCAAACCAGCAGTGAGGGTTCTGTAGCCATGCCTTTTAAGTTCATCTTGGGGGTTGCCGTCGTGTCCATCATTGTGGGCATCATTCTCGGCAAGAAATATTAG
- the LOC116192682 gene encoding scarecrow-like protein 23 encodes MLHSSSLVPITSAPNLQSSSSSTMKSKRPAERDFPRSGDSSGDDPSSKRPNISGDASVSGEKAADDHDQEAAEPDSEAAEAEGESTGLRLLGLLLQCAECVAMDNLEDATDLLPEISVLSSPFGSSPERVAAYFAHALQARVVSSCLGTYSPLATRDLTLTQSQKIFTALQSYNSICPLIKFTHFTANQAIFQALEGEDRVHVVDLDIMQGLQWPGLFQILSSRSRKIRSMRVTGFGPSLELLESTGRQLADFAGSFGLPFEFNPIEGKIGNLADLAQLGVRPGEATVVHWMHHCLYDITGSDLGALRLLGQARPKLITIVEQDLSHGGSFLGRFVEALHYYSALFDALGDGLEAHSVERHAVEQQLFGSEIRNIVAVGGPKRTGEVKVERWGEELGRVGFRPVSLGGSPAAQASLLLGMFPWKGYTLVEESGGLKLGWKDLSLLTASAWEPSD; translated from the coding sequence ATGCTTCATAGCTCCTCTCTTGTCCCCATCACCTCTGCTCCTAACCTCCAgtcctcatcctcttccaccATGAAGTCCAAGCGCCCCGCCGAACGCGACTTCCCGCGCTCCGGCGATTCGTCCGGCGACGACCCCTCCTCCAAGCGCCCCAACATCTCCGGCGACGCCAGCGTGTCCGGTGAGAAGGCAGCCGACGACCATGACCAGGAGGCTGCCGAGCCCGACTCGGAGGCGGCGGAGGCTGAGGGCGAGTCGACCGGGCTTCGGCTCCTCGGCCTCCTCCTGCAATGCGCCGAGTGCGTGGCAATGGACAATCTCGAGGACGCCACCGACCTACTCCCGGAGATATCCGTCCTGTCTTCGCCGTTCGGGTCGTCGCCGGAGCGGGTGGCGGCATACTTTGCGCACGCGCTGCAGGCCCGCGTGGTGAGCTCGTGCCTCGGCACCTACTCCCCGCTGGCCACCAGGGACCTGACCCTGACGCAGTCGCAGAAGATCTTCACGGCCTTGCAGTCCTACAACTCCATCTGCCCTCTCATCAAGTTCACCCATTTCACGGCCAATCAGGCCATCTTCCAGGCCCTCGAAGGCGAGGACCGTGTCCACGTTGTCGACCTCGACATCATGCAGGGCCTCCAATGGCCGGGATTGTTCCAAATCCTCTCCTCCCGGTCCCGGAAGATCCGGTCCATGCGTGTCACCGGGTTCGGCCCCTCCTTGGAGCTGCTAGAATCCACGGGCCGGCAGCTCGCCGACTTCGCGGGCTCCTTCGGCCTGCCCTTCGAGTTCAACCCCATCGAAGGCAAGATTGGGAACCTGGCCGACCTGGCCCAGCTTGGGGTGCGGCCGGGCGAGGCCACGGTGGTGCACTGGATGCACCACTGCCTGTATGACATCACGGGGAGCGACCTCGGGGCGCTGAGGCTGCTGGGCCAGGCCAGGCCCAAGCTGATCACGATCGTCGAGCAGGACCTCAGCCACGGGGGCAGCTTCCTCGGCCGTTTTGTGGAGGCCCTCCACTACTACAGCGCGCTGTTCGATGCGCTCGGGGACGGGCTCGAGGCCCACAGCGTGGAGCGGCATGCGGTGGAGCAGCAGCTGTTCGGGAGCGAGATCAGGAACATTGTGGCCGTGGGCGGGCCCAAGCGGACGGGCGAGGTCAAGGTCGAGCGGTGGGGGGAGGAGCTGGGCCGCGTCGGGTTCAGGCCCGTATCGCTCGGCGGCAGCCCCGCTGCCCAGGCGAGCCTGCTGCTGGGGATGTTCCCGTGGAAGGGCTACACGCTGGTGGAGGAGAGCGGGGGCTTGAAGCTGGGATGGAAGGACTTGTCTCTGTTGACGGCCTCGGCGTGGGAACCGTCCGATTGA
- the LOC116192927 gene encoding cysteine-rich and transmembrane domain-containing protein WIH2 encodes MNQSQYNYQNQPPVSYPPPGASAQGPYVAPPPAGYPTRDGQPQPQQTGPVETKSRGDGFWKGCCAALCCCCVLDACF; translated from the exons ATGAACCAATCTCAGTACAACTACCAGAACCAGCCCCCAG TTTCATACCCTCCGCCTGGAGCATCTGCTCAGGGACCATACGTGGCTCCGCCACCGGCAGGGTACCCCACCAGAGACGGCCAACCGCAGCCTCAGCAAACCGGCCCAGTCGAGACCAAGTCCAGGGGCGATGGCTTCTGGAAGGGATG TTGTGCCGctctctgctgctgctgcgtCCTGGATGCTTGCTTCTAG
- the LOC116193751 gene encoding UDP-glycosyltransferase 82A1, whose product MKVILVPYPAQGHVTPMLQLAVALLPSGFEPVLVTLEHIHRRIKPDIEQMGHVASMVKCVVLQDGLESGGARDFFAIEAAMEDGSMAVQLERLVSKLDDCENGEGVVLMVVDVLASWAMEVGHRCGVPTAGFWVAMIATYQVVAAIPDLVRHGVISYSGTPRHKETKLPCLVPNQPTLTAEDLPWLIGSTSCRKGRFKFWTRTMDRCRSLRWLLVNSFPEEHCTAYNNIELNEYVVDNRPHVNTKNNNDNEDDYYPMVFPVGPLSKLAVAPTARNPSFWEEERTCLDWLDQQDPGSVIYVSFGSWVSPIGEDNMRSLALSLEASGRPFIWALSPTWRDGLPNGYIERVANRGKVVPWAPQLEILQNDAVGCFVTHCGWNSTMEAIQCKKRLVCYPVAGDQFVNCKYIVEVWKIGVRIDGFEEKEIEECLREAMEDKEMGRRVRELCERTMGEEARLRLVKSLRGFTDDLHKIIAEDS is encoded by the exons ATGAAGGTGATTTTGGTTCCATACCCGGCGCAGGGTCACGTCACTCCAATGCTGCAGCTTGCTGTGGCACTCCTCCCAAGTGGGTTCGAGCCGGTCCTGGTCACGCTAGAGCACATCCATCGCCGGATCAAGCCAGATATTGAACAGATGGGCCACGTTGCTAGCATGGTCAAGTGCGTCGTACTGCAGGACGGGCTGGAGTCCGGTGGGGCACGGGACTTCTTCGCCATAGAAGCCGCTATGGAGGATGGGTCCATGGCGGTCCAGCTGGAGCGGCTGGTGAGCAAGCTGGATGACTGCGAGAATGGGGAAGGCGTGGTGCTAATGGTGGTGGATGTGCTGGCGTCGTGGGCGATGGAGGTGGGCCACCGGTGTGGAGTCCCAACGGCGGGTTTTTGGGTCGCCATGATCGCCACGTACCAGGTTGTTGCCGCAATCCCCGACCTGGTTCGACACGGGGTGATCTCTTATTCAG GAACACCACGGCACAAAGAAACCAAGCTGCCTTGCCTTGTCCCGAATCAACCAACTCTTACAGCCGAAGACCTGCCATGGCTGATCGGATCTACATCCTGTAGGAAAGGACGGTTCAAGTTCTGGACCCGAACAATGGACCGGTGTCGGTCCCTTAGGTGGCTCCTAGTGAACTCCTTCCCTGAGGAGCACTGCACAGCTTATAACAATATTGAACTAAATGAATATGTGGTGGATAATCGCCCGCATGTTAATACTAAGAATAATAATGACAACGAAGACGACTACTATCCCATGGTTTTCCCAGTCGGGCCCCTGAGCAAGCTAGCAGTTGCACCGACTGCAAGGAACCCTAGCTTCTGGGAGGAAGAGCGGACCTGCCTGGACTGGCTCGACCAGCAAGACCCCGGGTCCGTGATCTACGTCTCATTCGGGAGCTGGGTGAGCCCGATCGGGGAAGACAACATGAGAAGCCTCGCGCTTTCACTGGAGGCCTCGGGCCGACCATTCATATGGGCCTTGAGCCCGACCTGGCGTGACGGGTTACCCAATGGGTACATCGAAAGGGTGGCCAACCGGGGTAAGGTCGTCCCTTGGGCCCCACAGCTGGAGATACTGCAGAACGATGCAGTCGGGTGCTTCGTGACGCACTGCGGGTGGAACTCGACAATGGAGGCCATCCAGTGCAAGAAGAGACTGGTGTGCTACCCGGTGGCCGGAGACCAGTTCGTGAACTGCAAGTACATTGTGGAGGTGTGGAAGATTGGAGTGAGGATCGACGGTTTCGAGGAGAAAGAGATCGAAGAATGCTTGAGGGAGGCCATGGAGGACAAGGAGATGGGAAGAAGAGTGAGGGAGCTCTGCGAGAGGACCATGGGAGAGGAGGCTCGTCTAAGGCTTGTAAAGAGCCTCAGAGGTTTCACCGATGACCTACATAAAATCATCGCGGAAGATTCTTAA
- the LOC116193286 gene encoding UDP-glycosyltransferase 74F2-like: MVKCVLLRDGLEPDGAQDFFDIEAAMETQLEWLVSKFDDGKYGNGVALMVLVVTAIDIPNMVREGVMSHSGIPLHEGALLPVCFPNQPTLTTEDLPGLIGSKSSRKEGSTSGAEQWTGVDPWAPELEILQNEEVGCFMTHCGWSSTMDAIQCKKRLVCFPVAGDQFVNCKYIVEVSKIEVRIRGERD; encoded by the exons ATGGTCAAATGCGTCTTATTGCGGGATGGGCTGGAGCCAGACGGAGCACAGGACTTCTTCGACATAGAAGCGGCCATGGAGACCCAGCTGGAGTGGCTTGTGAGCAAGTTTGATGACGGCAAGTATGGCAACGGCGTGGCGCTGATGGTGCTG GTGGTCACGGCCATCGATATCCCGAACATGGTCAGAGAGGGGGTGatgtctcattcag GAATACCACTGCATGAAGGAGCCCTACTACCAGTTTGCTTTCCGAATCAACCGACTCTTACGACCGAAGACCTGCCAGGGTTGATCGGATCTAAGTCCTCTAGGAAGGAAGGTTCGACTTCTGGAGCCGAGCAATGGACCGGTGTCGATCCGTGGGCCCCAGAGCTGGAGATCCTGCAAAATGAAGAGGTCGGGTGCTTCATGACGCACTGCGGGTGGAGCTCGACAATGGATGCAATCCAGTGCAAGAAGAGACTAGTGTGCTTCCCGGTGGCCGGGGACCAGTTTGTGAACTGCAAGTACATTGTGGAGGTGTCGAAGATTGAAGTGAGGATCCGCGGAGAAAGAGATTGA
- the LOC116212209 gene encoding pentatricopeptide repeat-containing protein At2g35030, mitochondrial-like, producing MKERLKVIGRQGSRLFQQNSKITQLGKSGRIAEAVKVFSSMDRKNTVTYNSMLSAYTKNGKLGDARKLFDRMPDRNVVSWNTMIAGYLRNDSLQEAHQLFDSMPARDGYSWALMLSYFTRIGDLEKARGIFDSVLDKRDPVLWGAMITGYAKKGKIDEAKRFFDEMPVKNLVSWNSMLAAYTRNGAMRSASLFFDGMAERDVVSWNLMVDGYVELGDLDSAWETFNRIPDPNVISYVTMLSGFVRNGRLVEARGLFDQMPVRNIVSWNAMIGGYSQNGQIDEAMRLFQEMPERDSVTWTTVINGYVRVGELEEAKALLNQMPFKSNGAHAALISGYLQKGKMEEASQIFDRIGTGDVVCCNAMIAGYTQSGRMEKALNVFKRMMRKDSVSWNTMIAGYAQAGEMDKALRLFEEMGQRNSISWNSLMAGFLQNKSYFNALNCFVSMGREEIKPDESTFACGLSACANMAALRAGKQLHQYAAKIGYASDLFVGNSLITLYAKCGEIRSAEILFGEMGSRDIVSWNSLVAGYALNGYGMEAVKLFEEMIGKGVCPDQVTLLGVLSACSHGGLTDQGIELFKCLTVTEDFSVEPLPEHYSCLVDLFARAGRLEEAFEIARNAKSEENVGMWGSLLGACRVHRNLKLGRSSSQKLSELEPHKASDLVLLSNINSEMCNWDEAEKVREAIEGRGADKQKGCSWIEIGNQVHAFLSDDRTQPRTGEICGILKSLTEHEIICCS from the coding sequence atgaaagagagaCTCAAAGTCATTGGGCGACAAGGAAGCCGCTTGTTCCAGCAGAATTCAAAGATTACCCAACTGGGaaagtcgggtcggatcgcGGAAGCTGTGAAGGTTTTCTCATCTATGGATCGGAAGAACACTGTTACCTACAACTCCATGCTCTCTGCCTACACCAAGAACGGCAAGCTCGGCGATGCCAGGAAGCTGTTTGACAGAATGCCTGACAGGAACGTGGTTTCTTGGAACACCATGATTGCTGGGTATCTTCGCAATGACAGTCTCCAGGAAGCCCACCAGCTCTTTGACAGCATGCCCGCTCGGGATGGCTACTCATGGGCGCTGATGTTGTCCTACTTTACTCGAATAGGGGACCTTGAGAAGGCGAGAGGGATATTCGATTCAGTTCTGGACAAGCGAGACCCAGTTCTATGGGGTGCTATGATAACAGGGTATGCGAAGAAGGGCAAGATCGATGAAGCCAAAAGATTCTTCGATGAAATGCCGGTCAAGAATTTGGTTTCCTGGAATTCGATGCTCGCTGCTTACACACGGAATGGGGCGATGCGTTCGGCGTCGCTCTTCTTTGATGGGATGGCAGAGCGAGATGTGGTTTCATGGAATCTGATGGTGGATGGGTATGTCGAGTTAGGGGACTTGGACTCTGCTTGGGAGACCTTCAATAGGATCCCAGACCCAAATGTGATATCATATGTCACGATGTTAAGCGGGTTTGTGCGGAATGGCCGGCTTGTTGAGGCTAGGGGGCTTTTTGATCAGATGCCCGTGAGGAATATTGTTTCATGGAATGCGATGATCGGAGGATATTCCCAGAATGGCCAGATCGATGAGGCAATGAGGCTCTTTCAGGAAATGCCGGAAAGGGATTCGGTGACGTGGACTACAGTGATCAATGGTTATGTTCGGGTTGGTGAGCTCGAAGAAGCAAAAGCTTTACTAAATCAGATGCCTTTCAAGAGTAACGGGGCTCATGCGGCATTGATTTCTGGGTACTTGCAGAAGGGGAAGATGGAAGAAGCCAGCCAAATCTTTGATCGAATTGGAACCGGTGATGTAGTTTGTTGTAACGCAATGATTGCAGGGTACACCCAGAGTGGGAGGATGGAAAAGGCGCTGAACGTTTTCAAAAGAATGATGAGGAAAGACTCAGTTTCGTGGAATACTATGATCGCAGGGTATGCCCAGGCTGGAGAGATGGACAAAGCGCTTAGATTATTTGAGGAGATGGGGCAGCGGAACTCAATCTCATGGAACTCTTTGATGGCAGGTTTCCTTCAGAACAAGTCATACTTCAACGCTCTCAACTGTTTTGTCTCAATGGGACGAGAAGAGATTAAACCCGATGAATCGACTTTCGCCTGTGGCCTCAGTGCCTGTGCAAATATGGCTGCACTGCGAGCAGGAAAGCAGCTCCACCAATATGCTGCCAAAATTGGCTATGCAAGTGATTTGTTTGTAGGAAATTCATTGATTACATTGTACGCTAAATGCGGCGAGATCAGAAGTGCCGAAATCTTGTTTGGAGAAATGGGCAGCAGAGACATCGTCTCATGGAATTCATTGGTTGCTGGGTATGCTTTGAATGGTTATGGAATGGAGGCTGTGAAGCTCTTTGAGGAGATGATAGGCAAAGGAGTGTGCCCGGATCAGGTGACACTCCTCGGAGTCTTATCTGCTTGCAGTCATGGTGGGCTCACCGATCAAGGAATAGAGCTCTTCAAGTGCCTGACAGTGACTGAAGATTTCAGTGTCGAGCCTCTGCCGGAGCATTATTCTTGCTTAGTTGATCTGTTTGCCCGGGCAGGGAGATTGGAAGAGGCATTCGAGATAGCCCGAAATGCAAAGAGCGAGGAGAATGTTGGGATGTGGGGTTCTTTGCTCGGAGCTTGTCGAGTTCATCGGAACCTCAAGCTCGGTAGATCTTCATCTCAGAAGCTCTCAGAACTTGAACCTCATAAAGCTTCCGACTTAGTTCTCCTTTCGAATATAAATTCCGAGATGTGCAACTGGGATGAAGCCGAGAAGGTAAGGGAGGCCATAGAAGGAAGAGGAGCGGACAAGCAAAAGGGGTGTAGCTGGATTGAAATCGGAAATCAAGTGCATGCTTTTCTTTCTGATGATCGGACACAGCCCAGAACAGGAGAGATTTGTGGAATACTTAAGTCTTTAACTGAACATGAAATTATATGCTGTAGTTAG